A window of Papilio machaon chromosome W, ilPapMach1.1, whole genome shotgun sequence genomic DNA:
aaaattatgaaaaatgcaAAGGTTGAAATAACACCACATCACCACCTTTAGGATCGCCGAAGAGAAGTAGCTTCATCGTTTCACACAACTTCATTACCTCCTGCAGGTTCTGAATTTTCCCGAGAAGAGTGCTCCGTCTACTGTTCTACGAGGATGTTTAAAGAATCTTTCATGCGGAAGCATTAATGATGGTGCATAATAATGATCTGATGGAACTGCTGGTAAAACATCCTCCCAATGACCTACGTCACGATTCCACAGACGAACCAAACACACAAGGATTCGACACTTCTTTAGACGACAGTTTCTAATAAATGGTGAGGTTAATGTAGAGAAGTAACCACTGAACTCCAGTTGAAAGACATCTGAGAGTTTGAGAAAATTGTACGACCTTATCGGTCTTCACGTCGAGGGAGGACGTTGATGTTACTGGCGAGAGACGTGAGACAATGAATGACAATGACAAAAGAAAGGAAGAAAatcatattgaaataattaaataaaattactatgacGACttggttgtttattttgattattgttaaaaGAATCGAAGATTATAGTGTGCCCAAGCAGTCCGTCTTTGAGTGAAGACGATGCTTTATCGCGGCAACAGCAACTCGAATTTTTCGCCGTATTTAGTATATGCGCCAATTGCAGCTATGCACATGAAGAAGTCTCGatagtttaatgtttatatggtttaaaattaaaagttaagcacaattcaattttttggTCGACCGATAGTCAGTCGCTGTAGTGTGCttacttcaatatttaattgaatttgtaatcttaactttactaacatagttataagtattattttactaacaatgtATGGACTTATTATGGtctgaattaaatgatttttatttatttattttatttaattcatgcTTATTCACATTATGTGCCGATTAGACTATTGTGCGAATAAGTCTCTTGTCTGCGGAGGCTTTTAGATTCACTTAATAcgataatcaaatatttcttttttgttctgatggaatttttaaaaactttatactgTTTGTGTGGCAACACTATTTTCAAACCCAACCGAACCGCCAATCTAACCGCGGTCTGTCATTTCGTTTCTAAAGTGCTTGGCTGGATTATCCACACTCGtgctttttattcaaatttaaaattcaagaaCTGCGATTTCGACaacgttttttatattcacctaaatactataaattttggattttttttagtaatggcTGAGCAGCAAGCTGTCCCCGATCCCCGTCACCCTGAGGCTCCCAGGCCACCTGGAGCTCCTCTTGTAGTTTCCCTACAAAGGGAACTCGAGGTGGTTTTCTCGGGATGATAACTTTTATGTGGTCAGTCGCTCGAGGGGGGCCTCGACAATCATGAGGTGCGCCAGCGACCGGTGTCCAGCGCACTGGATACTGCGGGATGGGATTTATTACTCTAAGTAATTCAAAAACTGCGATTTCGACACTCAACGTTTAAAGCTGGACCGACGATTGGGCAGCACAATCATTCCCCTACTCCCTGGGTGCTTAATTGGTGAGATAACAAAAATAccttctttgtttttattagtgtATGACCTTTAGGCTGAGTTGCAGGcttgttttattgttcataAAGAATACTgtaagtaatattgtaaaaagccAACTACAACTAAAAGTcacttgttttgttgtaaatttcaTGCTTATGTGCAAAGTTTGTATATGCACTTTTGCTTGAcagtatatgtaataaaatattttggatatTTTGTTCTGAGACAGCCCTGcccatgttatattttttggtccTTTTCTGTGGGAATGGATTTTCCcggtttaaaagtaattactcAAGGTTATTAAATAATCCTCTCTTTTTTCAGCAATACAATGTTCCAGGAACTAAAGAGGAGGGCTTCAGAGGAGAGTATTCCTCTGAATGCCATATATGAGGAAGAAGCTGCCAGGTAAGTGATAACTATTTCTTAAGAATTGTGTTGTTTATACCACCTTATTTATGGACCCTTTATTTGGACATTCAATTAGTTCAGAATACCAAAGTGatgtgtgtatattttttcttttgattgatgatttacaatgaaaaactATGATAGCATTATTAACTAGTAGGTAAGGTgatgcaaatattaaatataaatcttcagTGCAATCTATATACACTGGTGGTTGTGTAAATAGAAACACTACCAATGGTTGTTGAGATTATGTAAGTTACTTCAGTGCAATCAtttgtgttttgaaataatacagtaaatattatgtaaaaagtgTCCTTTGTTATTTAGGAGTAACATAGGATAATAGAAGTCAATCAAGTCTGCTCAGGAATGTAACTATGAGCAAACACACTTTTAAAGAGAAGATCAAAGATCAAATCTTGTGTCTAGCCAAAAACTAGGAATACTTAGTGGTATAACACCTGTACCTGATAACAGTTTGAgcgatttgatatttttcttgacacattatgtttttctattattcacattattatatattattaacatagttaacagtttattatattaattatataattttaatttgaaacatccCTATAGGAATATTCGTTGATTAATCAATTTACCAACACttaaaaacttcatttttCCTTTTTGGTTTATTCTCCATAAGGCGAGGGCTGAAAATCGGTGTTGTCGTTTCGGGCAAGCTATTCGCCGAGCCCAGGCCTTTTAGTGTTACCACCTTCCAACTAATTTGtaccttgtttattttatgtatctaCATTTGTGTGTAacctaaataaacattttttattattattattaagtcaaAGAATATTCAAACAGTGCAGTAgtttattcaatgcaaaaaaaaaaattagcaagatgatatgttttgtaatatagtttgaaataaatattttggaatgtttttttacagatatcCGGATGCTGCATCTCACCTGCTCTACGAGAGTGTGCTGCCATCGATGTGGAAGTGGAGGAGAAACTCACAGCCGGCTCAGCCACGCACCTTGGAGGAATATGCGGTGGCCTAATAAGGCTTGTTAAGTCCTGCTCTTTTCGCCACTGTGTCGGTGGCGGAAGGAAAAGCTGTCATATTAGTCATGCGCGGTTTCGAACGTTGCATCGCTGACAGTGAAGTGCTAGTCATCGATGGAACATTCCTGACTGTCCCAGCTGGATTGTCAATTTGCCAAATTTTAACGGTACACAGTATAATTGCTGGACACAATTTTCATCCTGCTGTAGTCCTGATGCAGAACCGTCCTCTGTATGAGGCAGTTTTCCTTAGAATTTGGCAAGCAGCTGGCAATCCAAGACcacaacaaattataacagatTAGAGAGTGCAAACGAGCAGATTGTTGGACGTAGGCATTGAGGCTGTTGTAGATAACGTCCCAGAATTCGCTCAAGAAGTTGTCATTGCAGACAACATTGAGCAGGTAGCACCGGAGGTGGTCCAGGCTCCTATTCTGGTACCCGCCGATGTCCTGCCCGCGTCTCCCCCCCGCCACGATAATGATCGCGAACCTCAACCCCTTCGTAGCAACATCTGTGCGACTAACCCACTCGAGGTGGTGTTGATCCCATGCGGTCACACGCAATGCCAAACTTGTCTGGACcgtttgtttgaattaaattatgtaatttgccCAGTCTGTCGCTCTAATGTTCAATTTTCGAatcgaattttttttaagaaatgagTGGAGCGTCTAGATACTTGTAATGggtattgtaaatatagctTGTAAACCTTTTACAAGTATGTTagagataaattttattttcatttaatttaaattaattattaagagatACTAAACTCGGATTCGAGAATGAAAGTGAATAGTCATTACTCCTAATATAACCTAAAAGAATCAGTtactataaaaacacaatgtagaacaaagtcctAAATTAGACgatcacatatataaaatatcttttgcacaaataacaaattctaCCTTTGGAaagatatacaaattttgatgtCCTAGTCTActtcaaaattttgtataaaccgagagtttgtatatattttaaaaaggataGTTACAATAGCCTTGAGCTGGCGGGTATGGGGGGACCCGCCAGCTCCCACTAAGGGCCGGGATGAAGGTGCACTATAGTTCCGGTGTGCCTTTCCTAAGGTAGTTGATCCAGCTTCATAGTGGTGATACATCAGGGTATCTCCACTACCATGCGTAGGAGGAACTAGAGgtggtttagtgggtatgcttccCTTCCGGGAGAGACTCCCACATAACTAAGTGTTTCCCCCGAGGCACtaagtatgtttaaaacattaacctcttaaaaaaaaaaaaaaaaaaaattgtaattagtttttgacGTCAAAGTTAGTACAAGTACCGATAACTAACAACTTtcccaataaaaaaatattcaaaaaaaataaaatcatattctATAACTGCATATGAATAAACTGTTAATGTAGTAAGGAgataattgttttcattatcagtatgtaaatgtttctttgatatagttttttgttatcatacatatgttttatatattaacctttgatttgtaaagttttctcTATTAGGttgtattgtataaatcacaatactttattaaaaaatttaaagtatgggttaattttttactttgtttcccAGGATCTACATATGGAATCCCGTtctgtaaaatgttatttattgaataaagcaATTAAAGATTGAAAATAACCTCTCTTTTTATTACTCATTACAAGTCTTACAACGTTCCGGTGCGTTTCTTGGAGATCCCGGAACCTTCTTGTTTTGCACTCGAGTCTGgccaccgagggggttttagtgggtcgAACCCCACATGCCCCTGCCTTTAGAAAGCTTAGTAACGACAAAATAACTGTCACAGAAAGCTGTTACTCTTGGCCATCCTGTTACAAAGTCCTCCCATCATATCATTTTATGCGATGGCTAGAGCCAACCGGTGAATTGATAATTTAGTAAACTGCTCTGTGGGGTTATTTGCTATAATGGGTATGGGGGCttgaaaaaatgttagtaCGTATCTGAAAAcgcatttcaatttattttttccaaaaattaagGCAAACATACAATTGAACGTAACGCGTCCTACCACGAATGCTCACGCGTTTACAAATGTTAAGATTAATCCTTACCCATTGTATGAATATAAactggttaatttttttggaggctaaagttattgattttacaaaaagcTTAGCTGAGTAGAGTTAGCCCATTTTAACACCTTTTTATATGACTCATCTTAATGAGCTCTCATAGCAAGTGTGCATCcaacaaaaatttgaaattgaactGAACTGGAATTTGTTGACAgtcaatttttgaattaactgTAGATGTGTTGAATTATGTTTCTACCAAAATGTCCCCAAGGATATATAACCCACCCCTCTATATAACCAAGAAATATAGTTATGAAAAACAGgtaaaattattcacaattATGGCGCCAAACGTCAGGAAAATTATTGTAAGCTTGTAACAACAATTGAGCTTACAAATAGCAACttaagtttgtttatataaatgattttggtaaattaacatcgcaaacaaaataaaaaaataactcctCTTCGGGCTTCTCtctacttaaaattttgactGAAACTTTTTACCGTCGGCCGCCTGCAATTTAGGGAAAACGAAATATGTAgattgtattgttttgattgtaattgattttcctggagttgtaatataaatatacactcaatagaaactaaaacaaattaatatcatCATCTAAATCTTATCTTGATTTGAATTgctttatcaaaacattttaataagttgaatgttatgtaaaatcgctatattacaaaatatagaataaaataatgtattataaaattaactggtaaccaatattataaataagaaaaatttgattaattgttTGGTTGCTTTATAAGGACTACAAAACTACTGGactaatttgaaatttctctCACTATTAAAATTCCATATTATCGctgaataaaatcataaaaactcgAGCATATCCAAAGTGAGAACTCTATTTCAAGAAACATATGATTttagaaacatattaaaaagacaagggaatacaaaatacataatcatatcatcaatttagaaaatagGAAGTACTATGGATGTCATACTgtaaaattcattcattcaaaaatACACCGTTATCgcttctaaattaataatactaaataaaataaaatagtatgcaAATATCATGTGGACATTTATTGtccagtaatttttaaaacctatGGATGatgtactaaattaatttaatttattttaaattttcaccgTCGAAAAGGGCGCgagatttgaaatttttcgcaatacaaaaacatcaaCTAAACTAGTAAAGTAGTCTAAACGAAGCATAATCATAGAGAATTAAACGCTCCTGATTGGCTAGTAGGATTATGACAGCTGAGTGGCCGCCATGTTGGCTTCCAATTATCAGGCCGTACATTATTGGGCTGTGCATTATCAGTCCGGGCAAGATATTGTACGGCCAAATAATGTACGACCCAATAATTCGTGTACACCTACTTTCTATGGGACACGAATTATCAGGTCGTACATTATTTGGCTGTACAATATCGGCCCGTGCTGATAATGCTCGCCCCAATAATGTACGCCCTGATAATGCACGGCCTGATAattcatgtacaaacaaaccattgtttgtacatgaattattgGGCCGTACATTATCAGGTCGTGCATTATCGTGGCTGTACATTATTGCCTCCCAAATAAAAACCTGAAGTGAGCTGAGCATTGTTTTTGATTTGATTGCAACTATTATTGTCGATCTTTCTCGATTAAATACAGATTTAAATTCAAACGTTTTTAAATACGGCAGCGGCAACTTTTTAAGTAAGGTAAAGAATTTGTTTCTTCCTGTTTATAAGTTTTACCTTGTCGTCCAGATTTAAGGTACCCCGAGCtcctatttatatttcatgaaAATGGCGTCccctaaatttaatatattctttgtCTTTAGATGCCTGTCATAAAGCTTCAATCATccgataataaaatttttgacgtGGATGTTGAGATCGCAAAATGTTCCGTAACAATAAAGACGATGTTGGAAGATTTGGGCATGGATGATGACGAAGAGGAAGTCGTGCCACTACCAAACGTCAATTCTGCAATTCTCCAAAAGGTTATTCAGTGGGCAACCTATCACAAAGATGACCCTCCATTACCAGAAGACGATGAGAACAATGAAAAACGCACTGACGATATTTCATCCTGGGATGCGGACTTTTTAAAAGTCGACCAAGGCACACTGTTTGAATTAATATTGGCTGCTAATTACCTTGACATAAAGGGCTTATTGGATGTGACATGTAAAACTGTAGCAAATATGATCAAGGGTAAGACACCCGAAGAAGTTCGTAAAAcctttaatattaagaatgATTTCGAAGCTGCTGAGGAAGAGCAGGTGCGCAAGGAGAATGAATGGTGTGCGGAAAAATAAACCCGATGGTTGTTAAGTTATATACAGTATATAAGTCACAGGTTAGTTTTTTGGATTATCCCTCTAAAAGTtagtataatttatgttaaaaataaattacttaaaattccATGTAATAGTGATGagtgttttaatattacaaggcATACTAagacttatttaaaatgtataaaagtttattgtgttatatatttcattcagTTTCAAATTACTGAGTGTatgaaaatctaaattatctgtaattatttttctgcAACAAATATTGCTTATCgtctttattttaagttttctgtATTTTTCACCCTGCTTTAGAACAATGTaaggaaataattaaacatgtcTTTCAAAGAAGTcacataaatttttacttttttaatttattttccactAGTTTTTCtcctaattttttaaaatataagatattCAATGAGTAGTTACACTAGgctagtttacattattccagtacTGTAACCCAGTACCGCTGTACTGAAATGTATTGTTGTCAATAGTGTTTAGATAATTCCAGTCCAATATAAGAAATTTGGGACTGAATTCCAAAAAGCAGTTTATAAACATATAGTAAATTCAGTATGGCAAGAATTTATTGAAGAGGTAGGTAAAttagagtaaaataaaatctaaatatgtcaaaaataagaccactttataacctaaaaaacctGTTTTCtatcaatttacttttttccAGCTATAGATGC
This region includes:
- the LOC106708696 gene encoding S-phase kinase-associated protein 1: MPVIKLQSSDNKIFDVDVEIAKCSVTIKTMLEDLGMDDDEEEVVPLPNVNSAILQKVIQWATYHKDDPPLPEDDENNEKRTDDISSWDADFLKVDQGTLFELILAANYLDIKGLLDVTCKTVANMIKGKTPEEVRKTFNIKNDFEAAEEEQVRKENEWCAEK